The region AAGGCGCGGAGAAGGCCAAGGCCATTGCCACACCCGTACTGCAGCGCGTGCGCCAGAAACTGGGGTACTAGGCGCGCCAGGGCAGTTAAGCTCCAAAGAAGATAAGTAAAAGGAATCCTGTTATTCTGTAAAGCATCTTGGGCACAGGGTAGGTAAGCTGTTGCCAATGGCCTAAAAAGATCCTTTCAGGATGACAAGAAGGATAGAATAGCCCATTCATACTTGCCGAAAGGACCCTTTGAAGTGGGTTGTTGAATGCTAATCGTTTGAAAAGAAAGCGGCAGCTGCGCGAAACCGGCTGCCGCTTTTTTGTGTGTCTCCACGCAGACTTGCCTGCAGCTCTTTAACATATCACATAATATCTATATCTTAAGGCAATAATTTATACTTTACCTGAACCCTGACCTTTATAGTATGGCAAACGCAGTTGCAGCATCAGAACCCTTAACCCTGAAAAAGTCGGCCCGATACCTCTCGCTGGATGTGCTGCGGGGGCTCACCGTGGCGCTGATGGTGATCGTGAACACCCCGGGTAGTTGGAGCACCATTTATCCGCCACTGCGCCACGCTCCCTGGCATGGCTTCACCGTAACCGACCTGGTTTTCCCGGCATTCCTGTTTGCCGTGGGCAACGCCATGAGCTTTAGTATGCGCAAGTTCGAGCTGCAACCCGACAGCGTTTTCCTGGCGAAAGTGTTTAAGCGCACGGCCATTATTTTCCTGATCGGCCTGGTGCTGCGTGCCTTCCCGTTTGTGGCGCATGCCGAGGGCGGGGGCCTGGAGATGATCGACTGGACCGGCATCCGTGTGATGGGGGTGCTGCAGCGCATTGCGCTTGCCTATCTTATTGGCTCACTGGTGGTGCACTACCTCAAAATAAAGGGTGCCATCATCTTCAGTGCGGTGGTGCTGCTGGGTTACTGGGCCGTTTTATACTTCTTCGGCGACCAGCCGGACCCGTACTCCCTAGAAGGGAACGCGGCCCTGAAATTCGATCTGCTGTTCTTCTCCCCGGAAGTGCTCTACAAAGGCTACGGCATTCCGTTCGATCCGGAAGGCCTGCTGAGTACGCTGCCCGCCGCTGTAAACGTGATTGCAGGCTACCTGGTAGGCATGGCTATCCAACGGTATGGAAACAACCTGAGTACTGTGTTTAAGCTAAGTATAGCCGGGGCTGCCGTAATTGCTGTTGCCCTGCTGTGGGACCTGGTTTTCCCGATCAACAAAGCGCTCTGGACCAGCTCTTATACTTTACACACTGTGGGTTTGGTGATGCTGGTGCTAGCCATGCTTATGCTTCTGATCGAGGTGCTGAACTATAAAAAATGGGCCTACTTCTTTGAGGTGTTCGGCAAGAACCCGCTGTTCATCTACGCCATGTCTATCCTGATCATTAAAACTCTGAGCTTTATAAAAGTGGATGAACAGACACGCCTGAGCCGCTGGATTTACCAGAACTGGTTCCTGAGTTGGGGCGAGGGAGAGTTTGCCTCTTTGATGTTTGCCCTGGCTTACATGCTGGTGCACTGGCTGATGGGCTACCTGATGGACCGCAACCGCATCTACGTAAAAGTATAAAAGGCATTCCGGTAAAGCACGAGGGCCTGCCACATTGGAAGTGGCAGGCCCTCGTGCTTTATACTACGAAGCAGGACTATTCCGTATCGTAATAGCGGCTGTATCTCTCGTTGTACTCATTGTTGTCCAGGACATCATCATCGTTCTCATCCCACAGACCAAAGATTCCGTCTGTATACTCACGCTCGTTAATCATTTTGTTGCGGTCAGCATCCCAATCGGTGTAGTAATTGGTATTGGCCATACCGGTTCTGAACTCTTTCTCGTCTAGGCTGTTGTCTTTGTTCACATCCCAATCATTCCAGTTCTGGTTCTCAATACCATAGTCTGCTGTAGCGGTGGTCCACTCATTCTCGTCGAGGCTGTTATCATCGTTCACGTCCCAGGTGTCGTAGAAGCCGCCATAAAATTCATTCTCATCCAGGTTGTTGTCATCGTTGGCATCCCACTCTCCGTAGCGATTGTTAGAGGCAAAGGTGGTGTTAAACCTGTTGGTGTCCCAATTATCCATTACACCGGCATCTGCCTCGGTTTGTTCCTCAGCAACCATCTCGTTGTCTGTAGTGGCGACAGTCTCTTGCCCTTCACCGCCACAGGCTACTAGGCCAGTCAGCAGGGCGAAGCAAACACTGTTGGTAATATACGTCAATAATTTTCTCTTTGTAGTTTTCATAGTTCTGGTTTTTTAGTTCAATTATGTAGCTATTAATAACTTACGGGTCTGGTTGTTAAGGAGGTTTAATTTTAACTACAAGAGAAGTAAATACACCCCTAGATGAAGTATAAACTAGCCTCTACATAGTAGATAACCAAAACAGTGCAATTCCTGGTACGTAGCAAGGCAACTGCCCCAAAATAAAAAAGCACTTACCGCTGCCAAGGCAGCCATAAGTGCAACACCTTTAACAAGAAGAGCTGCTTATACTTCTTCTGGCGTTTCCAGGATAACCAGGTCGGCCGTCGCGCGGTTCAGGGCGATCGGAATGTTGTTGATAACGGCGGTACGGATCAGCGTCTGGATGTCGTGCTCGTGGCCGTGGGGGGTTTCGGCGTCGATGAAGAAAATAACCTTATCCACCTCGTGCTGCAGCATTTTAGCCGCCAGCAGTATGTCGCCGCCGCTGGGGCCGTGTCCGAAGGGCTTCACATCGAGCTCCAGCATGTCGTTTAGCAGTTTGGAGGTGTTGCTGGTGCCGATCAACTCGTGCTTTACAAGTTCCTCGCGGTGTACCTTGGCCCAATTGAGCAGCTCAGTTTTCTTCTGGTTATGGGCGATTAGCGCAATGGTAGTTTTCATAAGCAATATTTTGTCTCTGGCCCCCTCTATGGAAGCCTGCCTAAAGATACTGTTTTTTTGGAAACAGCAGGTGTTAAGGTTTCATCTCTCCTGCACCAGCCTGTGGCGTACTCTCCTATCCTGCGCCAGATACTTGGAATAACGTCTGGGTTTCTCCCAGAATTTTACTATCTTTGTCTTCTTGTTACATCCTGATTTCGCCTCTGATCTTCGCTTGTAGCCGCTCCTATTGGTACAATTTCTCCCGCGGCACCGTCAGATACTACTCGTCAGGGTCCATACGTTGGCAGCTCCCTCAGCATTGGTGTTTAAGCGAAGGAACATGTTAGTGCTACAGCATCAGCATGGTGTTTTTTGCCGGGCAGTTGCCGCCTTTGTACCGCCTCCGCCAGCCATACTTTAACATAGGCCGGGGCGCATTTCTCACTTAAAATTTTTACTATGGCCAGATCACAGAACACTTTCCTGAAGAAGCAACGTGAAAAACAACGCAAGCAGAAGAAGGAGGAAAAGCTGCAGCGCAAGCAGGAACGCCAGGAAAACTCCTCCGGCGGAAGCCTGGACGCCATGATTGCCTATGTGGATGAGTTCGGCAACATTACCGATACGCCCCCGGAAGAAAGGGAGGAAACCAAATCCAAAGAAGAAGACATAGCTTAAAGCGCAGCAAAGGCAGGTAAGAATCCGTTTCTAACCTGCCTTTTTTAGTAACATTATACTTTGGATTACTTCTTAGCTTTCCGGGCCAGCGCTTTGGCGATAGCGGCCTCGGCCAGCGGGGCCATTACTTTATACCCGGCTTCATTCGGGTGCACGCCATCATAAGTATACTCCTGCTTCAGCCCCTGCTGCGCATCTGCCATGGCCGAGAAGTAGTCCAAATACACCAGGTTTTTCTCCGCAGCGTAGCCTTTGATCATCTCGTTCAGGGCAACCACTTTTGGAGCCGGCTCCTGCCCCGGGTTCCATTTAAAATCCAGCGCGGGCAGCACAGAGCTCAGCACCACTTTAATATTATTGGCCTTTGCCAGTTCCGTCATCGAGACAATGTTGTCCATGATCATTTCAAGGGTGGAAGGGCCGGTGTTACCCGCGATGTCGTTGATGCCCGCTAAGATTACCACCACCTCCGGCTTCAGGTCGATCACGTCTTGCCGGAAACGCACCAACATTTGCGGTGTAGTTTGTCCGCCAATGCCGCGGTTAAGGTAAGGTTTCCCTTCGAAGAATGCCGGATGGTGGTTGCTCCAGCCCTCGGTAATGGAGTTACCCATAAACACCACGCGCTTCTCACCTGGGGCTGGTACTTTCAGCTTTGCATTCTCGGCTTTATACTTGTTTAACTGCGCCCAGTCCTGGGCAAAAGCAAAATTTGAGGATAGCATGGTGATGAGGAGAAGGGTGATGGTAAGTTTGATGTTTCTCATGTTGGTGGATAGGTTAAGGGTTTGGTACGTGAGGTGAGTAAGGTATTAGCAGAAGTTTGACTCATGTGCCGGGCTAGCTGTTGTTTTTATTCCTTATAGATTGCGAGTCTTATTTGTCTATATCCATTTTGGCTGTTCCCAAACATAAATAAGTAGGCATTTAACCCGTCATTATTCAGCCATTTTATACCGTCTCTATAGCTCGATTGTCCACTGTTTGAATTGATTTCAATTTGTGTTGGTTCACCTAACCTTTTGGTTAGCTCCTTCCGCAAGTACTCGAACTTTTTCTGAAATGCGGTATACATTTTATCCAGTTCCTTTTTAGACTTCTCTTCTAATAGATTCTGATTGCTATTAGTCTGTTGATTCCATTCATAAAGTATGATTTTCACCGAACTATCTTGAGGAGCATAAAAATACTCCACCTCCAAATCGAAAACTTGTTTCTCTGTTCTTGTAAAGGTTACTGGGGTAGCTAACTCAAAGCCCTTTTTGTTAGGGTAAATGCTTTCTCCAATTTTAATAAAATGGTTAGGTGTTACATCTATTGAGCCTTTGCCTTTTTCATACTCGATTGCCTCTGGTACCGTTAAACCTTCTAACTCATTAAATCTGTCAGACTTAAAAATCATTCTACTCGGGTTACAAGAAACAAGTAGGCTGGCAAGGATTACAAAAGGTATATTTTTTATCATCTGCATGAACAACGTGCTGGGCTAAATAGTGGCGCAGCTACTATTTAGGTGTTGTTGTGGGTTGTTGTACTTATTTTTAAATCTGCTAAGAAACCTATTAGTATTAAAGAAAGACTTGCCAGTGGCCCAGAATAAAGGCACGCCAAAAGAGTTTGCCCGTCCCCATTACACGCTAAGTCAGTTCCAATAATTAGGATAAGAGCGGCTGTATTAACTAAAGTATAAATAGCAAGATTAAATACTCTAAAACTATCTTTGACTACATTTTTGCCTTTGGCTAATTTCTGCTCAAGCCTACCAAAGTAGTATAAGGTTGAAAGTAAAATTAAGGCTACAGAGATAGATAGAATCAATCTATAGCTTGTCTCACAGTTGAATACTTTGCCGGTCAAGAACTCCGCTACCAAGACGCCAGGAAATAATGTCCAAGCAGGAAATATGGGTATCAAAGACCACAAGGCATTAGTAAATCCTAACTTGGTAAATCTAAAGCTCATTTTAATTAACTATGAATACCCCACAACTACGG is a window of Pontibacter kalidii DNA encoding:
- a CDS encoding acyltransferase family protein, producing MANAVAASEPLTLKKSARYLSLDVLRGLTVALMVIVNTPGSWSTIYPPLRHAPWHGFTVTDLVFPAFLFAVGNAMSFSMRKFELQPDSVFLAKVFKRTAIIFLIGLVLRAFPFVAHAEGGGLEMIDWTGIRVMGVLQRIALAYLIGSLVVHYLKIKGAIIFSAVVLLGYWAVLYFFGDQPDPYSLEGNAALKFDLLFFSPEVLYKGYGIPFDPEGLLSTLPAAVNVIAGYLVGMAIQRYGNNLSTVFKLSIAGAAVIAVALLWDLVFPINKALWTSSYTLHTVGLVMLVLAMLMLLIEVLNYKKWAYFFEVFGKNPLFIYAMSILIIKTLSFIKVDEQTRLSRWIYQNWFLSWGEGEFASLMFALAYMLVHWLMGYLMDRNRIYVKV
- a CDS encoding methylglyoxal synthase, whose translation is MKTTIALIAHNQKKTELLNWAKVHREELVKHELIGTSNTSKLLNDMLELDVKPFGHGPSGGDILLAAKMLQHEVDKVIFFIDAETPHGHEHDIQTLIRTAVINNIPIALNRATADLVILETPEEV
- a CDS encoding cold-shock protein, which codes for MARSQNTFLKKQREKQRKQKKEEKLQRKQERQENSSGGSLDAMIAYVDEFGNITDTPPEEREETKSKEEDIA
- a CDS encoding SGNH/GDSL hydrolase family protein is translated as MRNIKLTITLLLITMLSSNFAFAQDWAQLNKYKAENAKLKVPAPGEKRVVFMGNSITEGWSNHHPAFFEGKPYLNRGIGGQTTPQMLVRFRQDVIDLKPEVVVILAGINDIAGNTGPSTLEMIMDNIVSMTELAKANNIKVVLSSVLPALDFKWNPGQEPAPKVVALNEMIKGYAAEKNLVYLDYFSAMADAQQGLKQEYTYDGVHPNEAGYKVMAPLAEAAIAKALARKAKK